The following proteins come from a genomic window of Sardina pilchardus chromosome 1, fSarPil1.1, whole genome shotgun sequence:
- the rnf11a gene encoding RING finger protein 11a — protein sequence MGNCLSSQSADDLSLLNDSEGASLPGEPPPPYQERAAQHLPVFQPSGGHHHHHHHHHHPPQLSEEEQVRLALRIGLIQHLPRGVYQPSQLHPDKRNKECVICMMDFELGDAVRYLPCLHTYHVDCIDAWLMRSFTCPSCLEPVDAALLCSYQTN from the exons ATGGGGAATTGCCTGTCGTCGCAGAGTGCAGATGACCTGTCGCTTCTGAACGACTCCGAGGGAGCCAGTCTACCGGGGGAACCGCCGCCGCCTTACCAG gagcgTGCTGCCCAGCATCTTCCGGTGTTCCAGCCGTCGGGcggccatcaccatcaccatcatcatcatcatcacccgcCGCAGCTGAGTGAGGAAGAGCAGGTGAGGCTGGCCCTGCGGATCGGCCTGATCCAGCACCTGCCCCGCGGCGTCTACCAGCCCTCTCAGCTGCACCCCGACAAGAGGAACAAAGA GTGTGTGATCTGCATGATGGACTTCGAGCTGGGCGACGCGGTGCGCTACCTGCCGTGCCTGCACACCTACCACGTGGACTGCATCGACGCCTGGCTCATGCGCTCCTTCACCTGCCCCTCCTGCCTGGAGCCCGTGGACGCCGCGCTGCTCTGCTCCTACCAGACCAACTGA